A genomic region of Mitsuaria sp. 7 contains the following coding sequences:
- a CDS encoding efflux RND transporter permease subunit, which translates to MSNPSRAGFNLSRWALEHAPLTRYLMVVLMVLGFAAYFQLGQDEDPPFTFRAMVVQAYWPGATPQQMAEQVTDKIERTLQEVPHADKIRSYTKPGESLTIFQVKDNTSPTEVPQLWYTVRKKIGDLRATLPQGVLGPFFNDEFGDVYGSIFALSSDGGFSIEELRQQAEAVRSELLRVQDVAKVDLFGVQAEKLFIEISQKRLAELGLDFNQVVSQLNAQNAVESAGTMNAGSANVQIRIEGQLNSVQALSEFPIRGTNTQTGAASSIRLGDIAKVRRGYVDPATTMVRYNGKQVVALGVSMGKGGDIIALGKALQASVKRLQQQLPAGISLQQIQDQPSAVKSSVGEFVHVLIEAVVVVLGVSFIALGLHTKPLRIDVWPGLVVGITIPLVLAITFVVMLYAGVGLHKISLGSLIIALGLLVDDAIIAVEMMVRKLEEGYDKMHAATYAYDATAKPMLTGTLITAVGFLPIGLAKSTVGEYTYAIFAVTAAALVISWLVSVYFVPYLGALLLKTRAGHEGEAHEVFDTPFYNRFRRWVAWCVFNRWKTIGLTILVFVLGLAGMGKVQQQFFPDSSRPEILVDLWLPEGATIEESNVIAKRFEARMAKEPLVGSIATWVGSGVPRFYLPLDQILPNTNVSQAIILPKSLADRETLRHKLPQILAQEFSEVRGRVKLLPNGPPVPYPVQFRIAGDDPAQLRIYADRAKEQMRANPNMVGVNDNWNEAIKVLRLQVDQDKARALGVTSQSIAQAARILVTGTTVAQYREADRLIDIVLRQPVQERDTLSELANAYVPTASGRSVPLTQIAKPQFTWEPGVMHRESRQFAITVQGDVIEGLQGATVTTQLWPALDAMQKEMPPGYSISIAGAVEESSKGTGSIAAGVPIMLFITFTLLMLQLHSFSRAMLAFLTGFLGIAGVSAALLLLNRPFGFVALLGVIALMGMIQRNSVILIDQIEQDRSRGVPPAQAIVESAVRRLRPIALTAAAAVLAMVPLSRSVFWGPMAVAIMGGLIVATVLTLLALPAMYAAWFRVERDKDAGIAPTTH; encoded by the coding sequence ATGAGCAACCCGAGCCGCGCCGGTTTCAACCTCTCGCGCTGGGCGCTGGAGCATGCCCCCCTGACGCGCTACCTGATGGTGGTGTTGATGGTGCTGGGCTTCGCCGCCTACTTCCAGCTGGGCCAGGACGAGGACCCGCCGTTCACGTTCCGCGCGATGGTCGTGCAGGCCTATTGGCCTGGCGCGACGCCGCAGCAGATGGCCGAACAGGTCACCGACAAGATCGAGCGCACCCTGCAGGAGGTGCCGCACGCCGACAAGATCCGCAGCTACACCAAGCCGGGCGAGTCCCTCACCATCTTCCAGGTGAAGGACAACACCTCGCCGACCGAGGTGCCGCAGCTCTGGTACACGGTCCGCAAGAAGATCGGCGACCTGCGGGCCACGCTGCCGCAGGGCGTACTGGGGCCGTTCTTCAACGATGAGTTCGGCGACGTCTACGGCTCGATCTTCGCGCTGTCGTCCGACGGCGGCTTCTCGATCGAGGAGCTGCGCCAGCAGGCCGAAGCTGTCCGCTCCGAACTGCTGCGCGTGCAGGACGTGGCCAAGGTCGACCTGTTCGGCGTCCAGGCCGAGAAGCTCTTCATCGAGATCTCGCAGAAGCGGCTCGCCGAACTGGGCCTGGACTTCAACCAGGTGGTGTCGCAGCTCAACGCGCAGAACGCGGTCGAGAGCGCCGGCACGATGAACGCCGGCAGCGCCAACGTGCAGATCCGCATCGAGGGACAGCTCAACTCCGTCCAGGCGCTGAGCGAATTCCCGATCCGCGGCACCAACACGCAGACCGGCGCGGCCAGCAGCATCCGCCTGGGCGACATCGCCAAGGTCCGCCGCGGCTATGTCGATCCGGCCACCACGATGGTCCGCTACAACGGCAAGCAGGTCGTCGCGCTGGGCGTGTCCATGGGCAAGGGCGGCGACATCATCGCGCTGGGCAAGGCGCTGCAGGCCAGCGTCAAGCGACTGCAGCAGCAACTGCCGGCCGGCATCTCGCTGCAGCAGATCCAGGACCAGCCGAGCGCCGTGAAGAGCTCGGTGGGCGAGTTCGTGCACGTGCTGATCGAGGCCGTCGTCGTCGTGCTGGGCGTGAGCTTCATCGCGCTGGGCCTGCACACCAAGCCGCTGCGCATCGACGTGTGGCCGGGCCTGGTCGTGGGCATCACGATCCCGCTGGTGCTGGCGATCACCTTCGTCGTGATGCTCTATGCCGGCGTGGGCCTGCACAAGATCTCGCTGGGCTCGCTGATCATCGCGCTGGGCCTGCTCGTCGACGACGCCATCATTGCGGTGGAGATGATGGTGCGCAAGCTCGAAGAGGGCTACGACAAGATGCATGCGGCGACGTACGCCTACGACGCCACCGCCAAGCCGATGCTCACCGGCACGCTGATCACCGCGGTCGGCTTCCTGCCGATCGGTCTGGCGAAGTCCACCGTCGGCGAGTACACCTATGCCATCTTCGCGGTGACCGCGGCGGCGCTGGTGATCTCGTGGCTCGTGTCGGTGTACTTCGTGCCTTACCTCGGCGCGCTGCTGCTGAAGACGCGCGCCGGCCACGAGGGCGAGGCCCACGAGGTCTTCGACACGCCGTTCTACAACCGCTTCCGCCGCTGGGTCGCGTGGTGCGTGTTCAACCGCTGGAAGACGATCGGCCTGACGATCCTGGTGTTCGTGCTCGGCCTGGCCGGCATGGGCAAGGTGCAGCAGCAGTTCTTCCCTGATTCGAGCCGGCCGGAGATCCTGGTCGACCTGTGGCTGCCCGAGGGCGCCACGATCGAGGAGAGCAACGTCATCGCCAAGCGCTTCGAGGCCCGCATGGCCAAGGAGCCGCTGGTCGGCAGCATTGCGACCTGGGTGGGTTCGGGCGTGCCGCGCTTCTACCTGCCGCTGGACCAGATCCTGCCCAACACCAACGTCAGCCAGGCCATCATCCTGCCGAAGTCGCTGGCCGACCGCGAGACCTTGCGCCACAAGCTGCCGCAGATCCTGGCGCAGGAGTTCTCCGAGGTGCGCGGCCGCGTGAAGCTGCTGCCCAACGGACCGCCGGTGCCGTACCCGGTGCAGTTCCGCATCGCCGGCGACGATCCCGCGCAGCTGCGGATCTATGCCGACCGTGCCAAGGAACAGATGCGCGCCAATCCCAACATGGTCGGCGTCAACGACAACTGGAACGAGGCCATCAAGGTCCTGCGCCTGCAGGTCGACCAGGACAAGGCGCGCGCGCTGGGCGTCACCAGCCAGAGCATCGCGCAGGCGGCGCGCATCCTCGTGACCGGCACGACGGTGGCGCAGTATCGCGAGGCCGACCGGCTGATCGACATCGTCCTGCGCCAGCCGGTGCAGGAGCGCGACACGCTGTCCGAACTGGCCAACGCCTACGTGCCGACGGCTTCGGGCCGCTCGGTGCCGCTGACGCAGATCGCCAAGCCCCAGTTCACCTGGGAGCCCGGCGTGATGCACCGCGAGAGCCGCCAGTTCGCGATCACCGTCCAGGGCGACGTCATCGAAGGTCTGCAGGGCGCGACCGTGACCACGCAGCTGTGGCCCGCGCTCGACGCGATGCAGAAGGAGATGCCGCCCGGCTACTCGATCTCGATCGCCGGCGCGGTGGAGGAGAGCAGCAAGGGCACCGGCTCGATCGCGGCGGGCGTGCCCATCATGCTGTTCATCACCTTCACGCTGCTGATGCTGCAGCTGCACAGCTTCTCGCGCGCCATGCTGGCCTTCCTGACCGGTTTCCTCGGCATCGCGGGCGTGTCGGCGGCGCTGCTGCTGCTGAACCGGCCGTTCGGTTTCGTCGCGCTGCTGGGGGTGATCGCGCTGATGGGCATGATCCAGCGGAACTCCGTGATCCTGATCGACCAGATCGAGCAGGACCGCAGCCGCGGCGTGCCGCCGGCGCAGGCGATCGTCGAGTCCGCCGTGCGTCGTCTGCGCCCGATCGCGCTGACCGCGGCGGCGGCGGTGCTGGCGATGGTGCCGCTGTCGCGCAGCGTGTTCTGGGGCCCGATGGCAGTGGCCATCATGGGCGGCCTGATCGTCGCCACCGTGCTGACGCTGCTGGCGCTGCCGGCGATGTACGCGGCCTGGTTCCGTGTCGAGCGGGACAAGGATGCCGGCATCGCGCCCACCACGCATTGA
- a CDS encoding efflux RND transporter periplasmic adaptor subunit produces MPQRSLVSLSAGVSGVVSEPASAGSWGRVSKWLAAAAAMAAVAVLAACGKQAPPPEPERYVRTLVLTPQSAGLQREFAAEVRARLESRLSFRVAGKILERKVDLGSVVKPGQVLARIDSSDLVLAQEAAKSTVLAARVNRDQLGADYRRYIDLHRQGFISAAELDRRDAAFKAAQAQFESARAQSDVQRNQAQYSSLIADAAGVVTGIDAEPGMVVAAGTPVVRVANDGPRDIVFSVSEDQIALVRAAAARPDGLKVRLWTDAKADAQPIKLRELAAAADPVTRTFLVKAELNSQNVHLGQTATVVLTGAPSDNAIKLPLSAVMEVQGKSSVLLLDPKTMAVSPKAVTVAGAEGNELVVQGLSPGMEVVTAGGHVLTPGQKVKRFVPPGTPTEGAAPAPAPTASR; encoded by the coding sequence ATGCCCCAACGGTCTCTTGTGTCCCTGTCCGCCGGTGTATCCGGCGTCGTGTCCGAACCTGCCTCCGCCGGTTCCTGGGGGCGCGTGTCGAAGTGGCTGGCGGCGGCTGCCGCCATGGCTGCCGTGGCCGTGTTGGCCGCCTGCGGCAAGCAGGCGCCGCCGCCTGAACCGGAGCGCTATGTGCGCACCCTGGTGCTGACGCCGCAATCGGCCGGCTTGCAACGTGAATTCGCTGCTGAAGTGCGAGCCCGCCTCGAGTCGCGGCTGTCCTTCCGCGTCGCGGGGAAGATCCTGGAACGCAAGGTGGACCTCGGATCGGTGGTCAAGCCGGGGCAGGTCCTGGCGCGGATCGACAGTTCGGATCTGGTGCTCGCCCAGGAGGCCGCCAAGTCCACCGTGCTGGCGGCTCGGGTCAATCGCGACCAGCTTGGCGCCGATTACAGGCGCTATATCGATCTGCACCGCCAGGGTTTCATCAGCGCGGCGGAACTCGACCGCCGCGACGCCGCCTTCAAGGCCGCGCAGGCGCAGTTCGAATCGGCGCGCGCGCAATCCGACGTGCAGCGCAACCAGGCGCAGTACTCGAGCCTGATCGCCGACGCGGCCGGCGTCGTGACCGGCATTGATGCGGAGCCCGGCATGGTCGTGGCCGCCGGCACGCCGGTGGTGCGCGTGGCCAACGACGGGCCGCGGGACATCGTGTTCTCGGTTTCCGAGGACCAGATCGCGCTGGTGCGCGCCGCCGCGGCGCGTCCGGACGGCCTGAAGGTCCGGCTCTGGACCGATGCCAAGGCCGACGCGCAACCGATCAAGCTGCGCGAGCTGGCCGCTGCCGCCGATCCGGTGACGCGGACCTTCCTGGTGAAGGCCGAGCTCAACAGCCAGAACGTGCACCTGGGTCAGACCGCGACGGTCGTGCTGACCGGCGCGCCGTCGGACAACGCGATCAAGCTGCCGCTGAGCGCGGTGATGGAAGTGCAGGGCAAGAGTTCCGTGCTGCTGCTGGACCCCAAGACGATGGCGGTGAGCCCGAAGGCGGTGACCGTCGCCGGCGCCGAGGGCAATGAACTGGTCGTGCAAGGCCTGTCGCCCGGCATGGAGGTCGTGACCGCCGGCGGGCACGTGCTGACGCCGGGGCAGAAGGTCAAGCGCTTCGTCCCACCGGGCACGCCGACCGAGGGCGCTGCCCCCGCGCCGGCCCCGACGGCTTCGCGCTGA
- the hpnC gene encoding squalene synthase HpnC: MPAVSIEHYENFPVASWLSPPALRPAIMAIYRFARTADDLADEGDAATAQRLRDLADYRADLRAVAAGGAPSPRWAARVFEPLGRILVEHGLPVPLLEDLLDAFEQDLVKTDYATRAELLDYCRRSANPVGRLLLHLYGIADAASLRRSDAICSALQLINFWQDFTVDGPRGRIYAPLEDRQRHGVQGQDLLSLRDSPSARALIAELCGWARELMAEGAPLAHRIPGRAGWELRLVVQGGLRILDKLASNRFNALLRRPTIGATDAPLLLWRAMTMPADRTNPRREGTAR; the protein is encoded by the coding sequence ATGCCGGCCGTGAGCATAGAGCACTACGAAAACTTTCCTGTCGCATCCTGGCTGAGCCCGCCGGCGTTGCGTCCCGCGATCATGGCGATCTACAGATTCGCGCGGACCGCCGACGATCTGGCCGACGAAGGCGACGCCGCGACCGCGCAGCGGCTGCGCGATCTGGCGGACTATCGCGCCGACCTGCGGGCCGTCGCGGCCGGAGGTGCCCCCTCGCCGCGCTGGGCGGCGCGCGTGTTCGAACCGTTGGGACGAATCCTTGTCGAGCACGGGCTGCCGGTCCCGTTGCTGGAGGATCTCCTCGATGCCTTCGAACAGGACCTCGTGAAAACCGATTACGCCACCCGCGCCGAGCTGCTCGACTACTGCCGCCGCTCGGCCAATCCGGTCGGGCGCCTGCTGCTGCACTTGTACGGCATCGCAGACGCGGCGTCGTTGCGGCGTTCGGACGCGATCTGCTCCGCGCTGCAACTGATCAACTTCTGGCAGGACTTCACCGTCGACGGCCCACGCGGCCGGATCTACGCGCCGCTGGAGGATCGCCAGCGTCACGGCGTCCAGGGACAGGACCTGCTGTCGCTGCGCGACAGTCCCTCCGCTCGCGCGCTGATCGCAGAACTCTGTGGCTGGGCCCGGGAATTGATGGCCGAGGGCGCGCCGCTGGCACACCGGATTCCGGGCCGGGCCGGTTGGGAGCTGCGCTTGGTGGTACAAGGCGGCCTCCGCATCCTCGACAAGCTGGCGTCGAATCGTTTCAACGCGCTGCTGCGACGACCGACGATCGGTGCGACCGACGCACCGCTCCTGCTGTGGCGCGCAATGACGATGCCGGCAGACCGTACGAACCCACGCCGCGAAGGGACGGCGCGATGA
- the hpnD gene encoding presqualene diphosphate synthase HpnD, with the protein MSTKTDKTPDTTTAAGASTPEQYVQQKAAASGSSFYYAFLFLPPPRRAAITAFYAFCREVDDVVDEVSDPGVAATKLAWWRKEAMTAFNGQPSHPAMKALMPHVKDYDIRVEHLLAVIDGCQMDLEQTRYLDYPGLQRYCHLVAGVVGEVASGIFGRTDPGTIAYAHKLGQAMQLTNIIRDVGDDARRGRIYLPVSELQQFDVKAHEILKRDAPWGYSDRFTALMKFQADRAHALYDEAVALLSDTDRKAQKPGLMMANIYRTLLREIEAENFQVLHQRIALTPLRKLWIAMKTNWRGR; encoded by the coding sequence ATGAGCACCAAGACCGACAAGACTCCAGACACGACGACCGCCGCAGGCGCCTCCACGCCCGAGCAGTACGTCCAGCAGAAAGCCGCCGCGAGCGGCTCGAGCTTCTATTACGCGTTCCTCTTCCTGCCGCCACCGCGCCGCGCGGCGATCACCGCCTTCTACGCGTTCTGCCGCGAGGTCGACGACGTGGTCGACGAGGTGTCCGATCCGGGCGTCGCGGCGACCAAGCTGGCCTGGTGGCGCAAGGAGGCGATGACTGCCTTCAACGGCCAGCCGTCCCATCCCGCGATGAAGGCGCTGATGCCGCACGTCAAGGATTACGACATCCGCGTCGAGCACCTGCTCGCCGTCATCGACGGCTGCCAGATGGACCTGGAGCAGACACGCTACCTCGACTACCCTGGGCTGCAACGCTATTGCCACCTGGTGGCAGGCGTGGTCGGCGAAGTGGCGTCGGGCATCTTCGGACGCACGGATCCGGGCACCATCGCCTACGCCCACAAGCTGGGCCAGGCCATGCAGCTCACCAACATCATCCGCGACGTCGGCGACGACGCGCGACGCGGACGCATCTACCTGCCCGTCAGCGAGCTGCAGCAGTTCGACGTGAAGGCGCACGAGATCCTCAAACGCGATGCCCCTTGGGGTTACAGCGACCGCTTCACCGCGCTGATGAAGTTCCAGGCGGACCGCGCGCACGCGCTGTACGACGAAGCCGTCGCCCTGTTGTCCGATACCGACCGCAAGGCGCAGAAACCGGGGCTCATGATGGCCAACATCTATCGCACGCTGCTGCGGGAGATCGAGGCGGAGAATTTCCAGGTCCTGCACCAGCGCATCGCACTGACGCCACTGCGCAAGCTGTGGATCGCGATGAAGACGAACTGGCGCGGGCGCTGA
- the hpnE gene encoding hydroxysqualene dehydroxylase HpnE encodes MTRLAVIGGGWAGLAAAVEAVSLGAAVTLFEMAPTLGGRARTLEGVAPVLDNGQHILIGAYTETLALMRRVGVDPDVGLLRMPLRLRYPDRETLRLPPGPPTLAFLRGVLGCAAWSWSDRLRFLMTSSLWTMRGFRCDPALTVAELCATLPRPVRDDLIDPLCVAALNTPAGQASAQVFLRVLKDALFSGPGSADLLLPRLGLSELLPTPARVWLQSHGTDIRTRRVQRLDAAGPGWSIDGDAFDAVIVACSSVEASRLTRELAPGWSAAAGAFEFQPIVTIYLESAGSALPAPMVALRESATEPAQFAFDLGQLGQHPGLFSLVVSGAAPWITRGLDVTGASALAQAERHFQWATPPRIVRVLSEKRATFACTPGLLRPGASIAPGIWAAGDYLAGPYPATLEGAVRSGLASARSAMRQSVG; translated from the coding sequence GTGACTCGATTGGCCGTCATCGGCGGCGGCTGGGCGGGGCTCGCCGCGGCTGTCGAGGCGGTGTCACTGGGCGCCGCCGTCACGCTGTTCGAGATGGCGCCGACGCTCGGCGGGCGCGCACGCACCCTCGAAGGCGTCGCGCCCGTGCTCGACAACGGCCAACACATCCTGATCGGCGCGTACACGGAGACGCTGGCGTTGATGCGGCGCGTGGGCGTCGACCCCGATGTCGGTCTGCTCCGCATGCCGCTGCGGCTGCGTTATCCCGATCGCGAGACGCTGCGCTTGCCGCCGGGGCCGCCCACCCTCGCCTTCCTGCGCGGGGTGCTGGGCTGCGCGGCATGGTCGTGGTCAGATCGGCTGCGCTTCCTGATGACCAGCAGCCTGTGGACGATGCGCGGCTTCCGTTGCGATCCGGCGCTGACCGTTGCCGAGCTCTGCGCCACGCTCCCGCGTCCGGTGCGCGATGACCTGATCGATCCGCTGTGCGTCGCCGCGCTGAACACGCCGGCCGGGCAGGCCAGCGCGCAGGTGTTTCTGCGGGTCCTCAAGGACGCGCTGTTCAGCGGCCCGGGGAGTGCCGATCTGCTGCTCCCCCGGCTCGGGCTGAGCGAATTGCTGCCCACCCCGGCCCGCGTCTGGCTGCAATCACATGGCACGGACATCCGCACGCGACGCGTTCAGCGACTCGACGCAGCGGGCCCGGGCTGGTCCATCGATGGCGACGCTTTCGACGCCGTCATCGTCGCCTGCAGTTCGGTCGAAGCCTCGCGACTCACGCGCGAACTCGCGCCGGGCTGGAGCGCCGCCGCCGGCGCGTTCGAGTTCCAGCCGATCGTCACCATCTATCTGGAAAGCGCAGGTTCCGCGCTGCCAGCTCCGATGGTGGCGCTGCGCGAATCGGCAACGGAGCCCGCGCAGTTCGCCTTCGACCTGGGACAACTTGGCCAGCATCCCGGACTGTTCAGCCTCGTCGTCAGCGGCGCAGCCCCGTGGATCACGCGGGGGCTGGACGTCACCGGCGCCTCGGCGCTGGCGCAGGCCGAGCGTCATTTCCAGTGGGCCACGCCTCCGCGGATCGTCCGCGTACTCAGCGAGAAGCGCGCGACCTTTGCCTGCACGCCTGGGCTACTCCGCCCCGGAGCGTCGATCGCGCCAGGGATCTGGGCTGCGGGCGACTATCTGGCGGGCCCCTACCCCGCGACGCTCGAAGGTGCGGTTCGCAGCGGCTTGGCTTCGGCCCGTTCCGCAATGCGGCAATCCGTGGGCTAA
- a CDS encoding IclR family transcriptional regulator — translation MKSKELQTPAIQVLERTFALLDVLAQHQDPVSLKLISETTGLHPSTAHRILNDLTLGRFVDRPEAGSYRLGMRLLELGNLVKARLDVREAAIGPMRELHKLTHQPVNLSVRQGDEIVYIERTYSERSGMQVVRAVGGRAPLHLTSVGKLFLASDDPQRVRAYATRTGLSGHTRNSLTEINLLEREMALVRQRGVARDDEELELGVRCMAAGIYDDQGKLVAGLSISAPADRLEEGWLPRLKETATRISASLGFRG, via the coding sequence ATGAAGTCCAAGGAGCTCCAGACCCCCGCCATCCAGGTCCTCGAGCGCACGTTTGCGCTGCTGGACGTCCTGGCCCAGCACCAGGATCCCGTGTCCCTGAAGCTCATCAGCGAGACCACGGGTCTGCATCCCTCAACGGCGCACCGCATCCTGAACGACCTGACATTGGGACGTTTCGTGGACCGGCCGGAGGCTGGGAGCTACCGGCTGGGCATGCGGCTGCTGGAGTTGGGCAATCTGGTCAAGGCGCGTCTGGACGTTCGCGAGGCGGCGATCGGCCCGATGCGGGAATTGCACAAGCTGACCCACCAGCCCGTCAACCTGTCCGTGCGACAGGGTGATGAGATCGTCTACATCGAACGCACCTATTCCGAACGCAGCGGCATGCAGGTCGTGCGCGCGGTCGGCGGCCGCGCGCCGCTGCATCTGACGTCGGTCGGCAAGCTCTTCCTCGCCAGCGACGATCCCCAGCGCGTGCGGGCGTATGCGACTCGCACCGGTCTTTCCGGGCACACGCGCAACAGCCTCACCGAGATCAACCTGCTCGAACGCGAGATGGCGCTGGTGCGTCAGCGCGGCGTCGCGCGGGACGATGAAGAGCTCGAACTCGGCGTGCGCTGCATGGCCGCCGGCATCTACGACGACCAGGGCAAGCTGGTCGCGGGATTGTCGATCTCGGCACCCGCGGATCGACTGGAAGAAGGCTGGTTGCCTCGACTCAAAGAAACGGCGACGCGGATCTCGGCGTCGCTCGGGTTCCGAGGCTGA
- the pbpG gene encoding D-alanyl-D-alanine endopeptidase has translation MLLTGLTASLAPIQSAQAATSSSSKAKVKSVRQAKPAPRSPRKVAARAAAPIREVVPSKPSFGTMYGLHDTEDPLDLKSSVAYVVDQDTNEVLFSKNPSAVLPIASITKLMTALLVVEANQSLEDKIEITDEDKDTEKFTGSRLAVGTTLTRGELLHLALMSSENRAAHALGRNYPGGLETFVAAMNAKAQMLGMMDTHYVEPTGLSSRNQSSAADLAKLVKVAHSFPLMRELSTSSEYTVALGRKQVRFGTTNGLVRKGDWDIGLQKTGFINEAGQCLVMQAQLAGRKLIMVFLDSAGKYSRIGDAERVRKWLTGAASPLAAVATPTTVSATALTPVMSAK, from the coding sequence ATGTTGCTGACGGGCTTGACCGCCAGTCTCGCGCCGATCCAATCGGCGCAGGCGGCCACCTCGTCGTCCTCCAAAGCCAAAGTGAAGAGCGTGCGGCAGGCCAAGCCGGCCCCGCGCTCTCCACGCAAGGTGGCTGCCCGTGCGGCAGCCCCGATCCGGGAGGTCGTCCCGTCCAAACCGTCCTTCGGCACGATGTACGGTCTGCACGACACCGAAGATCCCCTCGACCTGAAGTCCAGCGTCGCCTACGTCGTCGACCAGGACACCAACGAGGTCCTGTTCTCGAAGAACCCGTCGGCGGTGCTGCCGATCGCGTCCATCACCAAGCTGATGACCGCGCTGCTGGTCGTCGAGGCGAACCAGTCGCTCGAGGACAAGATCGAGATCACCGACGAGGACAAGGACACCGAGAAGTTCACCGGGTCCCGTCTGGCCGTGGGGACGACGCTGACGCGTGGCGAACTTCTGCACCTGGCGCTGATGTCGTCGGAGAACCGCGCGGCGCATGCGCTCGGTCGCAACTACCCGGGCGGCCTGGAAACCTTTGTCGCGGCGATGAACGCCAAGGCCCAGATGCTGGGCATGATGGACACGCATTACGTCGAGCCGACCGGCCTGTCCAGCCGCAATCAGTCGAGCGCGGCCGACCTGGCCAAGCTGGTCAAGGTCGCCCACTCCTTCCCGCTGATGCGCGAGCTGTCGACGTCGTCCGAGTACACCGTCGCGCTGGGCCGCAAGCAGGTCCGCTTCGGCACGACCAACGGGCTCGTCCGCAAGGGCGACTGGGACATCGGCCTGCAGAAGACCGGTTTCATCAACGAGGCCGGTCAGTGCCTGGTGATGCAGGCGCAGCTCGCCGGTCGCAAGCTGATCATGGTGTTCCTGGATTCCGCCGGGAAGTACTCGCGCATCGGCGATGCCGAGCGCGTGCGCAAGTGGCTGACCGGTGCCGCATCGCCCTTGGCGGCTGTCGCCACTCCGACGACGGTCAGCGCGACGGCCTTGACGCCGGTGATGTCGGCCAAGTAA